Proteins encoded together in one Microbacterium oxydans window:
- a CDS encoding ribonuclease H produces MTITAAADGSALGNPGPNGWAWYIDDDNWAAGGSPHGTNNQGELRAVLELLRATARTDEKLLIECDSRYVIDSVTKWMPGWKRKGWRKSDGGPVLNRDLLEGIDEAIRGRDVEFSWVKGHAGHPLNEAADERANAAAKAYQAKQEPRRGPGFTLGTDAGAAVAASAPVAASAPAAVSGQARGSGASVAAAAASTPSPAASASLAEPLWAEASDLLDGLDAPEDDPIVLSLPLSSDEHARLRDRAEAQGVTLEEALRRLI; encoded by the coding sequence ATGACGATCACCGCCGCCGCAGACGGCTCCGCCCTGGGCAACCCCGGCCCCAACGGCTGGGCCTGGTACATCGACGACGACAACTGGGCGGCCGGCGGCTCCCCGCACGGCACCAACAACCAGGGTGAGCTGCGTGCCGTGCTCGAACTGCTGCGCGCGACGGCCCGCACCGACGAGAAGCTGCTGATCGAGTGCGACAGCCGCTACGTGATCGACTCCGTGACGAAGTGGATGCCGGGCTGGAAGCGCAAGGGCTGGCGCAAATCCGACGGCGGCCCCGTGCTCAACCGCGACCTGCTGGAGGGCATCGACGAGGCGATCCGCGGGCGCGACGTCGAATTCTCCTGGGTCAAGGGCCACGCCGGGCACCCGCTGAACGAAGCCGCCGACGAACGCGCGAACGCCGCCGCGAAGGCGTACCAGGCGAAGCAGGAGCCGCGCCGGGGTCCTGGCTTCACCCTCGGAACGGATGCCGGCGCTGCGGTGGCGGCCTCCGCACCGGTCGCCGCGTCCGCACCCGCCGCGGTGTCGGGTCAGGCGCGCGGGTCCGGCGCATCGGTCGCCGCGGCTGCGGCATCCACGCCGTCCCCCGCGGCATCGGCCTCGCTCGCGGAGCCGCTGTGGGCCGAGGCCTCCGACCTGCTCGACGGCCTCGATGCGCCGGAGGACGACCCGATCGTCCTCAGCCTCCCGCTCTCCAGCGACGAGCACGCCCGGCTGCGCGACCGCGCGGAAGCCCAGGGTGTCACGCTGGAAGAGGCGCTCCGCCGCCTGATCTGA
- a CDS encoding SRPBCC domain-containing protein, which produces MTHNDASVVDEETFSVRRSIQIAASVDKVWRAVAEPEHVSRWFGRTVLDGVGVGATGTMTFPDYDVIPLRVEECDEPRRITYRWNNDDALGTLPDGIDEATSTVFTFTLEESDGGTRLTVVETGFERTSDPRGNLESHRTGWDLELDKMVVLVEGEA; this is translated from the coding sequence ATGACCCACAACGACGCATCCGTCGTCGACGAGGAGACCTTCTCCGTCCGACGCAGCATCCAGATCGCGGCATCCGTCGACAAGGTGTGGCGCGCGGTTGCCGAGCCCGAGCACGTGTCGCGCTGGTTCGGACGCACGGTGCTCGACGGCGTCGGCGTCGGTGCGACCGGCACGATGACCTTCCCCGACTACGACGTGATCCCGCTGCGGGTCGAGGAGTGCGACGAGCCGCGGCGCATCACCTACCGCTGGAACAACGACGATGCGCTCGGCACGTTGCCCGACGGTATCGACGAGGCGACATCGACCGTCTTCACTTTCACGCTCGAGGAGTCCGACGGCGGCACGCGCCTCACGGTCGTGGAGACCGGCTTCGAGCGCACGTCCGACCCGCGCGGCAACCTCGAGTCGCACCGCACCGGCTGGGACCTGGAGCTCGACAAGATGGTCGTCCTGGTGGAAGGCGAAGCGTGA
- a CDS encoding protealysin inhibitor emfourin, producing MSESPPPTDTQVVIAVVRTGGIAGVRRQWRVEAAPDDAVEWIDLIDRCPWDQDLDADAGADQFVWSIRARTPSERRERELPDSALDGPWRALVEAVRAASA from the coding sequence ATGAGCGAGTCCCCTCCACCGACTGACACGCAGGTCGTGATCGCGGTGGTGCGCACCGGCGGGATCGCCGGTGTCCGCCGTCAGTGGCGCGTGGAGGCGGCACCCGACGATGCGGTGGAGTGGATCGACCTGATCGACCGCTGTCCCTGGGACCAGGACCTGGATGCCGACGCCGGCGCCGACCAGTTCGTGTGGAGCATCCGTGCCCGCACACCGTCGGAGCGCCGGGAGCGCGAGCTGCCCGACTCCGCCCTCGACGGCCCGTGGCGCGCGCTCGTCGAAGCGGTGCGCGCGGCTTCTGCCTGA
- a CDS encoding flavin monoamine oxidase family protein, whose translation MRITRRTLLLGAGAGVASVLLASCTPEPAPTPTPTRTREPEPPPGVPAPAASIRSTWTSDPFALGAASFTPVGVLGATRTALARPIDDRLFFAGEATDEDAPGTVRGAISSGTRAAEELMGPGVPGERVAVVGAGLSGATAAALLAARGMQVTVFEARDRVGGRVFSRVDDAWPVPVQLGAWLFGEDDADVLDRLTSGEVGILDLAGELWRTPDGDIDPVDPKPFTAALTAAQAAPEDSSVADALTTAGIDPADPGTAALLAILAARTGADADELSSWFAPPLPTGDPRAAGDSLTPFVEHALDGVQVGLSSPVARVAYDDTGVSVRLGTGEALSFDRVVVTVPLGVLQERSIEFDPPLPFANRGAISALGMGAIETVWLRWDEPFWGSEESIWHAVGGHVMIPTWINLRPATGENVLVGIVGGASAAAFAELDEDAALDAALASLSIYV comes from the coding sequence ATGAGGATCACGCGCCGCACTCTGCTCCTCGGCGCCGGAGCCGGCGTCGCCTCGGTGCTTCTCGCCTCCTGCACCCCGGAGCCCGCGCCCACCCCGACGCCCACCCGCACGCGTGAGCCCGAGCCGCCGCCGGGTGTGCCGGCCCCGGCCGCCAGCATCCGCAGCACCTGGACCAGCGACCCGTTCGCCCTCGGCGCCGCCAGCTTCACGCCGGTCGGAGTCCTGGGCGCGACCCGCACCGCCCTGGCACGACCGATCGACGACCGGCTGTTCTTCGCGGGGGAGGCGACCGACGAGGATGCTCCCGGCACGGTGCGCGGCGCGATCAGCTCCGGCACGCGTGCGGCGGAGGAGCTCATGGGCCCCGGAGTCCCGGGGGAGCGGGTGGCCGTGGTCGGCGCCGGCCTCTCGGGTGCGACCGCCGCCGCGCTGCTCGCCGCCCGCGGCATGCAGGTCACGGTGTTCGAGGCGCGGGACCGCGTCGGCGGGCGCGTGTTCTCCCGCGTCGACGACGCGTGGCCGGTGCCGGTGCAGCTCGGAGCCTGGCTCTTCGGCGAGGATGACGCCGACGTGCTCGACCGCCTGACCAGCGGCGAGGTCGGCATCCTCGACCTGGCGGGCGAACTGTGGCGCACACCGGACGGAGACATCGATCCGGTCGACCCGAAGCCGTTCACCGCAGCCCTGACCGCGGCGCAGGCCGCTCCGGAAGATTCCTCGGTCGCCGACGCGTTGACCACTGCCGGTATCGATCCGGCCGATCCCGGGACAGCCGCGCTGCTCGCCATCCTCGCCGCCCGCACCGGTGCCGACGCGGACGAACTCTCCAGCTGGTTCGCCCCGCCGCTGCCCACGGGAGACCCCCGGGCCGCGGGCGACAGTCTCACCCCCTTCGTCGAGCACGCGCTCGACGGGGTGCAGGTCGGCCTCAGCTCGCCGGTCGCGCGGGTCGCGTACGACGACACGGGCGTGAGCGTGCGACTCGGCACGGGGGAGGCCCTCTCGTTCGACCGCGTCGTCGTGACGGTGCCGCTGGGAGTGCTGCAGGAGCGCAGCATCGAGTTCGACCCGCCGCTGCCCTTCGCCAACCGCGGCGCGATCTCGGCCCTCGGCATGGGCGCGATCGAGACCGTCTGGCTGCGGTGGGACGAGCCGTTCTGGGGCAGCGAGGAGTCGATCTGGCACGCGGTCGGCGGCCACGTCATGATCCCGACCTGGATCAACCTGCGCCCGGCGACGGGGGAGAACGTGCTCGTGGGCATCGTCGGAGGCGCCTCGGCCGCGGCTTTCGCGGAACTCGACGAGGATGCGGCGCTCGACGCGGCGCTCGCCTCCCTCTCGATCTACGTCTGA
- a CDS encoding MFS transporter gives MSSIESIRRPAPDRASRRARIAVSALFLTNGALFANILPRYPEIKSALGLDNLGYGFAIAAFPAGAIAAGLLAAVLIRRFGSARIAVIGTVLTSLGLLSAALAPSGVLFAVALFLGGASDAITDVAQNAHGLRVQRRYGRSIINGFHAIWSIGAVLGGAMAALAIALQLPLGVHLGISTAVFATVSLIALGFCLPGRDDEAEAEVTAEPAELTGAVRRGLSPRTVIAIVALTLIAMAGAVAEDAGNSWATLYLADSLGAAAAVAPLGFIALVGAQFVGRIIGDPLTDRFGQRWVARVGGVIAAVGMTLALAFPSVPGTILGFAAVGFGIATLIPAAMHAADELPGLRAGVGLTIVSWLLRLGFLLSPPFVGYIAENESLRAGLLVAPVAALVAVLLAGFLGKRRPRS, from the coding sequence ATGTCATCCATCGAATCGATTCGACGACCTGCGCCGGACCGGGCATCCCGGCGCGCACGCATCGCTGTCTCCGCCCTGTTCCTGACCAACGGGGCGCTGTTCGCGAACATCCTGCCGCGGTATCCGGAGATCAAGTCCGCGCTCGGGCTCGACAACCTCGGCTACGGCTTCGCGATCGCCGCATTCCCCGCCGGGGCGATCGCGGCCGGTCTCCTGGCGGCGGTGCTGATCCGTCGGTTCGGTTCGGCGCGTATCGCGGTCATCGGCACGGTACTCACGAGCCTCGGGCTGCTGTCGGCGGCCCTCGCGCCGTCGGGGGTGCTGTTCGCCGTCGCGCTGTTCCTCGGCGGTGCGTCCGACGCGATCACGGATGTCGCGCAGAACGCGCACGGACTCCGCGTGCAGCGGCGCTACGGCCGCTCGATCATCAACGGGTTCCACGCGATCTGGTCGATCGGCGCCGTGCTCGGCGGGGCGATGGCCGCGCTCGCGATCGCCCTGCAGCTGCCGCTGGGTGTGCACCTCGGCATCTCCACCGCCGTGTTCGCGACCGTTTCGCTGATCGCCCTCGGCTTCTGCCTGCCCGGCCGCGACGACGAGGCCGAGGCGGAGGTCACGGCCGAGCCCGCCGAGCTCACCGGGGCGGTGCGCCGCGGGCTGAGCCCCCGGACCGTGATCGCGATCGTCGCGCTGACGCTCATCGCCATGGCCGGAGCGGTCGCGGAGGATGCCGGCAACTCGTGGGCGACGCTCTACCTCGCCGACTCGCTCGGGGCTGCGGCGGCGGTCGCGCCCCTCGGCTTCATCGCCCTCGTCGGGGCGCAGTTCGTCGGCCGCATCATCGGCGATCCGCTCACCGACCGGTTCGGTCAGCGGTGGGTCGCACGGGTCGGCGGGGTCATCGCCGCCGTGGGCATGACGCTCGCGCTGGCCTTCCCCAGCGTGCCCGGCACGATCCTCGGATTCGCGGCGGTCGGCTTCGGCATCGCGACCCTGATCCCGGCGGCGATGCATGCCGCCGACGAGCTCCCGGGGCTCCGAGCGGGCGTCGGACTCACCATCGTGTCGTGGCTGCTGCGTCTCGGCTTCCTGCTGTCGCCGCCGTTCGTCGGATACATCGCCGAGAACGAGAGTCTGCGAGCCGGACTCCTCGTGGCGCCGGTCGCCGCTCTCGTCGCCGTGCTGCTCGCCGGGTTCCTGGGGAAGCGCCGCCCGCGGAGCTGA
- a CDS encoding SDR family NAD(P)-dependent oxidoreductase produces the protein MAQYDVSNRSAIVTGAGSGIGRSTALLLAKNGASVVVNDLNAEHANAVVEEIRAAGGTAEASVGDATDAAWIASSIELANSLAPLRIGVNNAGIGGASAPTAEYEDEAWDKVIAINLNAVFRNMKAQIPSILANGGGSVVNIASILGSVGFAGSPAYVTAKHGVVGMTKSAALEYSAKGVRVNSVGPGFIDTPLLANMGDEAKEFLVSKHPIGRLGQADEVANLVAFLASDAASFITGSYHLVDGGYTAL, from the coding sequence GTGGCTCAGTACGACGTCTCGAACCGCTCGGCGATCGTGACGGGAGCGGGCAGCGGAATCGGACGCTCGACCGCCCTCCTGCTGGCGAAGAACGGCGCATCCGTCGTGGTCAACGACCTGAACGCCGAGCACGCGAACGCGGTCGTCGAAGAGATCCGCGCGGCCGGCGGCACGGCGGAGGCCTCGGTGGGCGATGCCACCGATGCAGCCTGGATCGCGTCTTCCATCGAGCTCGCGAACTCGCTCGCCCCGCTGCGCATCGGCGTCAACAACGCCGGCATCGGCGGCGCATCCGCCCCCACCGCCGAGTACGAGGACGAGGCGTGGGACAAGGTCATCGCGATCAACCTCAACGCGGTGTTCCGCAATATGAAGGCGCAGATCCCCTCGATCCTCGCCAACGGCGGCGGATCGGTCGTGAACATCGCGTCGATCCTCGGCAGCGTCGGCTTCGCCGGATCCCCGGCCTACGTCACCGCCAAGCACGGCGTGGTCGGCATGACCAAGTCGGCCGCGCTCGAGTACTCCGCCAAGGGCGTCCGCGTGAACTCGGTGGGCCCCGGCTTCATCGACACCCCGCTGCTCGCCAACATGGGCGATGAGGCGAAGGAGTTCCTCGTGAGCAAGCACCCGATCGGACGCCTGGGTCAGGCCGACGAGGTCGCGAACCTCGTCGCGTTCCTCGCCAGCGACGCCGCGAGCTTCATCACCGGCAGCTACCACCTGGTCGACGGCGGCTACACCGCCCTCTGA
- a CDS encoding ArsR/SmtB family transcription factor, protein MVAQRELSEAEVDRVFHALATSTRRDILRRTIEREQSVSTLAADYEMSFAAVQKHVAVLEAANLIVKRAEGRERLVRANPEMIARARALLARYEELWRSRIARLDDLLAETPRSGSSDNSDTDKNEQGD, encoded by the coding sequence ATGGTTGCACAAAGAGAACTGAGCGAAGCGGAGGTCGACCGTGTCTTCCACGCACTGGCGACGTCGACCCGGCGCGACATCCTGCGCCGGACGATCGAGCGGGAGCAGTCCGTCTCGACCCTCGCCGCCGACTACGAGATGTCGTTCGCCGCGGTGCAGAAGCACGTCGCCGTGCTCGAGGCCGCGAACCTCATCGTCAAGCGCGCCGAGGGACGCGAGCGGCTCGTCCGCGCGAACCCCGAGATGATCGCCCGCGCCCGGGCGCTCCTCGCCCGATACGAAGAGCTGTGGCGGTCGCGCATCGCCCGGCTCGACGACCTGCTGGCCGAGACTCCTCGGTCCGGCTCATCCGACAACAGCGATACCGACAAGAACGAACAAGGAGACTGA
- a CDS encoding Pr6Pr family membrane protein yields the protein MGGDAAVKARTVFGLLRLSAAAVCLVALIHRLSWGLASHTVASQNFFAYLTNQSNIAFVVLLTVAGIIALRRARDPRWLTVALALVLTWTITAGLVFAILVWQAGVRGIRIDVPWSDQVLHFWLPAVTVAAWALAPGHQSVPWRVVPVTLAYPILWGVATMIRGPLIGWYPYYFLDPRQVSGPLEFLVSSAIALGTFAAVASLLVLISRMPLPRRLRADADETPGPPDEDPTVDGDREPEDAREKTPVRA from the coding sequence ATGGGCGGTGACGCGGCGGTGAAGGCCCGCACGGTCTTCGGCCTGCTCCGCCTCAGCGCGGCCGCCGTCTGCCTGGTGGCGCTCATTCACCGGCTCAGCTGGGGGCTCGCCTCGCACACGGTCGCGAGCCAGAACTTCTTCGCCTACCTGACGAACCAGTCGAACATCGCGTTCGTGGTGCTCCTGACGGTCGCCGGCATCATCGCCCTGCGCCGCGCCAGGGATCCGCGCTGGCTCACCGTGGCGCTGGCGCTCGTGCTGACGTGGACGATCACGGCCGGGCTGGTGTTCGCGATCCTCGTCTGGCAGGCGGGGGTCCGCGGCATCCGCATCGACGTGCCCTGGTCGGATCAGGTGCTGCACTTCTGGCTGCCGGCCGTGACGGTCGCGGCCTGGGCGCTGGCGCCGGGGCACCAGTCCGTGCCGTGGCGCGTGGTTCCGGTGACGCTCGCGTACCCGATCCTCTGGGGCGTGGCCACCATGATCCGCGGGCCGCTGATCGGCTGGTACCCGTACTACTTCCTCGACCCGCGACAGGTGAGCGGGCCGCTGGAGTTCCTGGTCTCGTCCGCCATCGCGCTCGGCACCTTCGCGGCGGTCGCCTCCCTGCTCGTGCTGATCAGTCGGATGCCGCTGCCGAGACGGCTGCGCGCGGACGCCGACGAGACGCCCGGCCCGCCGGACGAGGACCCCACGGTGGACGGAGATCGCGAGCCGGAGGACGCACGGGAGAAGACCCCGGTGCGCGCCTAG
- a CDS encoding SRPBCC family protein — translation MPVTDVTTDAENLTMTVVADFAAPIDRVWNAYTDPEQLNRFWGPPGWPATFTAWDHTVGGRAVYSMNGPRGEKSSGAWEFVSIDAPNGFEVIDSFVDDEGKPLEGFPAQRMSFAFEPTAEGTRMVTTSHFDSVDALEQVVEMGQVEGIKMAMAQLDTVLQDLREYAQGKGTRVELLDDTHVRITRLVEGPRELVWRAHFEPDLIRKWMLGPDGWEMTECVAATEVGQSYRNSWAPVGDTEGQPFGFEGEVLLVEAPRRAVTTERMQGMPTETLNDLNLYEEDGATLVTLLIEYPDKETRDMILATGMADGMESSFARLERELLTV, via the coding sequence ATGCCTGTCACCGACGTCACCACCGATGCCGAGAACCTCACCATGACCGTGGTCGCCGACTTCGCGGCTCCGATCGATCGCGTCTGGAACGCGTACACCGACCCGGAGCAGCTCAACCGCTTCTGGGGTCCTCCCGGATGGCCGGCCACTTTCACCGCCTGGGACCACACGGTCGGAGGGCGCGCCGTCTACTCGATGAACGGTCCGCGCGGCGAGAAGTCGTCCGGCGCCTGGGAGTTCGTGTCGATCGACGCGCCGAACGGCTTCGAGGTCATCGACTCCTTCGTCGACGACGAGGGCAAGCCGCTCGAGGGTTTCCCCGCGCAGCGGATGTCGTTCGCGTTCGAGCCCACCGCCGAGGGCACCCGCATGGTCACGACGAGCCACTTCGACTCGGTCGACGCGCTGGAGCAGGTCGTCGAGATGGGCCAGGTCGAGGGCATCAAGATGGCGATGGCGCAGCTCGACACCGTGCTGCAGGACCTCCGCGAGTACGCGCAGGGCAAGGGCACCCGGGTAGAGCTGCTGGACGACACCCACGTGCGCATCACGCGTCTGGTCGAGGGGCCGCGCGAGCTGGTCTGGCGCGCCCACTTCGAGCCCGACCTGATCCGCAAGTGGATGCTCGGCCCCGACGGCTGGGAGATGACGGAGTGCGTCGCCGCCACCGAGGTGGGGCAGTCGTACCGCAACTCCTGGGCGCCGGTCGGCGACACCGAGGGGCAGCCGTTCGGATTCGAGGGCGAGGTGCTCCTGGTCGAAGCCCCGCGCCGCGCGGTCACGACCGAGCGCATGCAGGGCATGCCGACCGAGACGCTCAACGACCTGAACCTCTACGAAGAGGACGGCGCGACCCTCGTCACGCTGCTCATCGAGTACCCCGACAAGGAGACGCGCGACATGATCCTCGCCACCGGCATGGCCGACGGCATGGAGTCCTCGTTCGCCCGCCTGGAGCGGGAGCTGCTCACGGTCTGA
- a CDS encoding M4 family metallopeptidase: protein MSSTASARRHGVVPSYLLARLAESGRFPKAAAAARQTLTAGRPPFRARIDLSIDENGDLVAQLSDAPNRTISDAGNTQQLPGAVVRGEDDAPVEDTAVNEAFDGLGATFEMLLAAFARNSLDDAGAPLDATVHYGVDYDNAFWDGERMVFGDGDGEVFQHFTGSLTVIGHELAHGVVQHTANLEYQGQPGALNESIADVFGALTEQYALGQTADQATWLIGAEIFTDAVEGAALRSMIAPGTAYDDDELGKDPQPDHMSGYVRTTEDNGGVHINSGIPNRAFALFAIDLGGKPWERAGTVWYRALTGGLSSTATFTQFADATVAAATAIDAATADAARRAWATVGVYGDERVPSTD, encoded by the coding sequence ATGAGCAGCACAGCATCCGCACGACGTCATGGAGTGGTTCCGTCCTATCTGCTCGCGCGACTGGCCGAGTCGGGTCGCTTCCCCAAGGCGGCCGCCGCCGCACGGCAGACGCTCACCGCGGGCCGTCCGCCGTTCCGCGCCCGGATCGACCTGTCGATCGACGAGAACGGCGACCTCGTGGCGCAGTTGTCGGACGCCCCGAACCGCACGATCAGCGATGCCGGGAACACCCAGCAGCTCCCGGGCGCCGTGGTCCGCGGCGAAGACGACGCCCCGGTGGAGGACACCGCGGTCAACGAGGCCTTCGACGGGCTCGGGGCCACGTTCGAGATGCTGCTCGCCGCCTTCGCCCGCAACTCCCTCGACGACGCCGGCGCACCGCTGGACGCGACCGTGCACTACGGCGTCGACTACGACAACGCGTTCTGGGACGGCGAGCGCATGGTGTTCGGCGACGGGGACGGCGAGGTCTTCCAGCACTTCACCGGCTCGCTCACCGTGATCGGGCACGAGCTCGCGCACGGCGTCGTGCAGCACACCGCGAACCTCGAGTACCAGGGGCAGCCCGGCGCCCTGAACGAGTCGATCGCCGACGTGTTCGGCGCCCTGACCGAGCAGTATGCGCTCGGACAGACGGCCGACCAGGCGACGTGGCTCATCGGCGCGGAGATCTTCACCGACGCGGTCGAGGGCGCGGCCCTGCGCTCCATGATCGCGCCCGGCACCGCGTACGACGACGACGAGCTCGGCAAAGACCCTCAGCCCGACCACATGAGCGGCTACGTCCGCACGACGGAGGACAACGGCGGGGTGCACATCAACTCCGGCATCCCCAACCGCGCGTTCGCCCTGTTCGCGATCGACCTCGGCGGCAAGCCCTGGGAGCGAGCCGGAACGGTCTGGTACCGCGCACTCACCGGCGGCCTGTCGAGCACCGCGACCTTCACGCAGTTCGCCGATGCCACCGTCGCCGCCGCGACCGCGATCGACGCCGCCACCGCCGACGCGGCTCGACGCGCCTGGGCGACCGTGGGAGTCTATGGAGATGAGCGAGTCCCCTCCACCGACTGA
- a CDS encoding metalloregulator ArsR/SmtB family transcription factor, which produces MTAETLMPMFAALADETRWSILEALGEGDASASALAGRLPVSRQAIAKHLAVLQEVGLVEPVRVGREVRFRVVGAELSATAAKLDVIGREWDRRLAAIKEIAEGL; this is translated from the coding sequence GTGACCGCAGAGACCCTCATGCCCATGTTCGCGGCGCTCGCGGACGAGACGCGCTGGAGCATTCTGGAAGCTCTCGGCGAGGGGGATGCGTCGGCATCCGCCCTCGCCGGGCGCCTTCCGGTGTCGCGACAGGCGATCGCGAAGCACCTCGCCGTCCTACAGGAGGTCGGCCTCGTCGAACCCGTGCGGGTGGGGCGCGAGGTGCGCTTCCGCGTGGTCGGTGCCGAGCTCTCCGCCACGGCGGCGAAGCTCGACGTGATCGGCCGCGAGTGGGACCGTCGCCTCGCCGCGATCAAGGAGATCGCGGAAGGGCTGTAG
- a CDS encoding ROK family transcriptional regulator, with protein MAPATQTVHSEGEIFRLVRTGAAQSRADLARLTGLSPSTVALRVEELIAHGYIEENGEGESRGGRRPRVLTVKAGGSVVAGVELGEQHATVALFDRRAEVVASTVAQVSLLDGVESVVSQVWECAQGLAKDNGGLRLEGIAMSLPGPVDSRTSRLLAPMRMPGWNGVDVGEVLGSVTGLPFLIDNDANAMAVGEFIERGGEQEQLVFVKAGSGIGCGIILEGAVYRGFRGVAGDISHVALHNAPPIICSCGRVGCLDVVASGAAIVDALKEAGVAVESLDDVLALAQDAHPKATSALREAGARTGEVLATIINFFNPQALALGGRLATADAFVAGVRQALFTLCLPMSTDALEIGVSRAGALAGARGVAWELLERMLDPARIDEELRSAA; from the coding sequence GTGGCGCCGGCTACCCAGACCGTACATTCCGAGGGTGAGATCTTCCGGCTGGTGCGCACCGGAGCGGCGCAGTCCCGCGCCGACCTCGCCCGCCTGACCGGGCTCTCCCCGTCGACCGTCGCCCTCCGGGTGGAGGAGCTGATCGCCCACGGATACATCGAGGAGAACGGCGAGGGCGAGTCGCGCGGCGGCCGACGACCTCGCGTGCTCACGGTGAAGGCGGGCGGCAGCGTCGTCGCCGGCGTCGAGCTCGGCGAGCAGCACGCGACCGTCGCGCTGTTCGACCGCCGGGCCGAGGTCGTCGCATCGACGGTCGCCCAGGTGTCCCTCCTCGACGGCGTCGAGAGTGTCGTGAGCCAGGTGTGGGAGTGCGCGCAGGGTCTCGCGAAGGACAACGGCGGACTACGGCTCGAGGGCATCGCGATGAGTCTCCCCGGACCGGTGGACTCGCGCACCTCGCGCCTGCTCGCACCGATGCGGATGCCGGGATGGAACGGCGTCGACGTCGGCGAGGTCCTCGGCTCCGTCACGGGGCTGCCGTTCCTGATCGACAATGACGCGAACGCCATGGCCGTCGGCGAGTTCATCGAGCGGGGCGGCGAGCAGGAGCAGCTCGTGTTCGTGAAGGCCGGGAGCGGCATCGGCTGCGGCATCATCCTCGAGGGCGCCGTCTATCGCGGGTTCCGCGGGGTGGCCGGCGACATCAGCCACGTGGCGCTGCACAACGCCCCGCCCATCATCTGCTCGTGCGGACGCGTCGGCTGCCTCGACGTGGTCGCGAGCGGGGCCGCGATCGTCGACGCCTTGAAAGAGGCGGGCGTGGCCGTGGAGTCGCTCGACGACGTGCTCGCGCTGGCGCAGGACGCGCACCCCAAGGCCACGTCGGCTCTGCGGGAGGCGGGCGCGCGAACGGGCGAGGTGCTCGCGACCATCATCAACTTCTTCAACCCGCAGGCGCTCGCGCTGGGCGGGCGCCTGGCCACGGCCGACGCGTTCGTGGCGGGCGTCCGCCAGGCGCTCTTCACGCTCTGCCTGCCGATGTCGACGGATGCGCTGGAGATCGGGGTGAGCCGGGCCGGTGCGCTGGCGGGGGCGCGCGGTGTCGCCTGGGAGCTGCTGGAGCGGATGCTCGACCCTGCGAGAATCGATGAGGAGCTGCGCAGCGCCGCCTAG